The sequence below is a genomic window from Flagellimonas marinaquae.
GTAAATCGGGAGATTATACCAATGTGCCCGAGCAGATAGAACATGTACTGCTTTGGACACAGAAAAATGGACAATTCCATATTAGGGCCATGTTTTGCGATATAATTTCAAGTGCCCTACCAAAAAAAGAATTTGTTTTTATAAAGCAAGCCTTAAAAAATGAATCCGAAAAAGCCAAAGCAGGGTGGGGCATTCCTTTGCAGGGTAATGAGTTCGACGGGAATTTTGAAGAGAAGGCAAACACCCATTCCCAGCACATTAAAAATTTCGATTTTCAAAGTTTGATCAAGGCCACGCAAACCATATCGGCAGAAGTGAATCGGGACCGTCTTGTGGAGAGTTTATTGCAGATTGTGATGGAAAATGCCGGAGCGGACAAAGGAGCACTGGTTTTAAGAAACGGGACCTCTTTACATGTTACGGCCTTTATAGATCTTACCGTTCCAACAGAAGCACAATTTTCGGAGATTCCTCTCGAAGATTGCAGAACATTGCCCATTAGCCTAATAGAACATGTAGCAACGACTAAAAAGGAGCTGTGCATTGATGATTTAACCGAATATTGTGCCAATTCAGAAGATCTGACAGCAGATTTTAAGGGGTCGCTGCTGTTACTTCCCTTAATAAAACAAAGAGATCTGGTAGGAGTACTGTACATTGCCAATAGCCATATTACAGGAATGTTTACAGAAGGAGGACTGGAAGTATTACGAATAGTTGCGGCACAAGCAGCAATTTCCATTACAAATTCCACCCTTTATGAACAAGCCGTTACCTTAAACAATGAGTTGGCGACCTCCCAAAAGGAACTGGCCAAACTTAACCAGGCACTGGAAGAGAAAATTAAAAATAGGACCCAGCATTTACGCCACGAAATAGAAATGAGAAAAGAGGCGGAAAGGGACTTGATTTTTGCCAAGAACGATGCCGACAATGCCAACCGTGCCAAATCACAATTTTTGGCCAATATGAGCCATGAGATCCGTACACCTCTAAATGCAATTGTTGGATTCTCTCAGATACTTACCAATCAAAGCAAGTCACTTGATCTAACCAATTCGTTTCGTAGGTATTTGAACAATATTCATCAAAGTGCAGAATCACTTTCCGAGATAATCCAGGACATATTGGATTTATCCAAGATAGAAGCAGGCAAAACCGCCCTTTTGCAAGAAGATATGGATCTTAGGCAGCTGTTCTTTTCGGTATATAGGATTCAGAAAAGTATGGCAAAGTCCAAGGATGTAAAGGTAATCTATGGTCTGTCTCCGGGAACACCAAGATATGTGCGTTCCGATCGTGGTAAAATAAAACAGATCCTTATGAATATTGTGGGCAATGCGGTAAAATTTACCCCGGCATCCAAGAACGTGCACCTGGATTTGCGTGTAGATAACGACTTTTTGATATTCCGAGTAGCTGACGAAGGCATAGGGATTCCACAGAAAGACCTCGAACGAATTTTTGAACCCTTTACACAATCCGATGCGGGCAAGGACAGAAAATACGGCGGAACAGGGCTTGGGTTGGCAATTACCAAAAGCCTAGTGGATATTTTAAAAGGAGAGCTTAGTGTGGAGAGTACGGAAGGGGAAGGAACCATCTTTACGATCAAGATACCCTATTTAAAGGCCACGCCAATGCCATTCGATAATCCCGAGACCATTATGGCCAACTATAGGATACCTTCCAAAAGTAAAATTTTGGTGGTGGAAGATCAATTAATGAACCAAGAAATGATCAGGGCCCTATTTGCCGAGTTGGGATCGGAAATTTTACTGGCTTCAAACGGTAGGGAAGGTGTCGCCATGGCAAAGCAATATGACCCCGATATTATTTTTATGGATATTCACATGCCAGAAATTGATGGTTTTGAGACCTTAAAGTTGATTCGAGGCTTTAACCTGGATATACCCATAATAGGCTTGTCCGCAGATGCATTCAAAGAACACCAAGATGCTGCCGTAGAAGCAGGTTTTACCGCTTACCTTACCAAACCCGTAAATGTACCCAAGCTCGTGGGACTTCTAAAAAGTTTCCTTCCAGAAGTGTCCTGTACAAAATCAACTGGCAAAACGGTTCTGAATGATCAACAACAACATCAAAAAGAGCAAGCGCTGGAAACCTTGCGAAAACTGCCCATTTTTGAAACGGAAAAATTGGCTGCAGTCGCTGAATCCTTAAGTGAAATACTGCCTGCCGGAATATTGAATAAATTGGAGGATGCCATTTATACAGGTGATGAAGTAGCGTTACAGAATTTTTTAACGAATACATTAAATGTATAAGGATACTTCTATTTTGGTTGTGGATGACAACCGACAGGTATTGGAACTGGTAAACCATGTCTTGGCCGAAGTAGGCTATAACATCTCTTTTATCCCAAAAGGACAGTTTTTGTTCCAACGATTGGCAAGCCAAAAATTTGATTTGGTACTGTTGGATATCAACCTTCCAGGTGTTAGCGGTCTGGAACTCTTGCAACAGGTCAAATCGGATTCTGTTTATAAATCAATTCCGGTAATCATTATTAGTGCTGAGGAAGAAGATGAAACTTTGGCAAAATGTTTTGATCTTGGAGCAAGCGATTATATCAAAAAACCGATTCATCACGAAATTCTAAAAGCTAGGGTTCAGTCCGTTATTTCGGCATCTCGATTCCATCAAAATGCGATCCATCAACAAAAACAGGAAGCCTTGCGAGCCCGGATGAAGATGTTGTCCTCCCAAATGAACCCACATTTTATTTTCAATTCTCTGTCGTCCATCCAAGAATTTGTACTGGCAAACGAAACCGAAAGGGTATTGGATTATCTATCGGAGTTTGCTGGATTAATGCGACAAAACCTGGAGAATTCCATGCTTGCCCATATAACTCTATCCAAGGAGCTACAGTTTTTGGATACCTACTTAAAACTGGAAAGAACCCGCTTCAACAATATATTCGAATATAGGATTGATATAGATGTTGAGGCTCCAGAAAATATTATGATTCCACCTATGCTCCTGCAGCCCTATCTGGAGAATGCGATTATTCATGGTCTTCGTAAATCCACTGGACCGGGAAGGTTGCTTTTAAAGGTTAGGGAAAAAGGGAATACCATACATTGTACAATAGAGGACAATGGTATTGGAAGAGCATTGGCTTCGGCTATCTCGGAGAGCCGGCATAGATCTATCGCCATGTCCAATATTGAGGCGCGCCTAGAGCTCTTGAACATGGAATTTGGACAGGATTTGTTCAGTGTCGAGGTCGTGGACCTGGAAAAGAAAGGTAAGCCTTCTGGTACAAAAGTTGAGCTCTGCTTTCCAAACGATTTACACTAATTTTTTTAGAAGGGCTTCCTTTTTCCTGACCGATACATCCACATGGGATCCATCTTTTAAAACAAGATATCCCCCTTTGCCCTTAACATATTTTTCTACATGGTTAAGGTTGACCATATGGGATTTATGTACCCTGAAAAAATTAAAGGACTCCAGTAAAGGTTCAAATTCTCCCAAAGGTTTGGAAACCATGATCATTTTTCCGTTATCCAGGTAAAAGTTGGAATACACATGGTTGGCTTCTACGCGCAGCAATCGATTGGCTTCCACAAAATCAATGCCTTCCGACGAGCGTAGGGCTATTTTGGTATAATTATGGTCCTGCAATTTGGTATTTTCCCTAAGTACCTGATATTCTTCTTCCCTGGAGGGTGCCTGCTTGGCCAAAATTTTACCTGCCCGAGATACAGCGTTTTTCAGTTCTTGAATGTTTATGGGCTTTAAAAGATAATCCAGTGCAGCATACTTAATGGCATTTATGGCATAAAGATCATGTGCTGTTGTAAAAATCACTTCAAAATTAGGTTCCGGAAAATGGTCGAACAAGGTAAATCCATTGCCCTCGGGCATTTCAATATCCAAAAACACCAAAGCAGGCTGTTCCGTGTTGATCAGGCCCACAGCTTCTTCCACAGAAAAAGCATCGCCAACCAGCTCAATATTAGGGCAAAATGTAGTCAACATCTTTCCAAGAATATCATGGTGACGTTGTTCATCATCCACAATAATGGAACGGATTTGAAGGGTCATGAGCGGTTTGGTTATAATTATAGCTCTAAATATAGAGTAATTTGAAGAATTATTTCTAATTTGTACTCATAATCAACCGTTTGTAAATGACTTTAGGCATTGGCAGTTTGGCGCCCGATTTTAAGGCAGTCACCACAGAGGGAGAAATCCAATTTTACGACTGGTTGGGTGAGTCTTGGGGGTTGTTTTTTTCTCATCCAGAGGATTACACGCCCATTTGTACCACCGAACTGGGCATGGTAGCACAATTGGAAGAGGAATTCGTGAAAAGGAACATGAAAGCTATTGCGTTGAGTGTTGATGACCTGGATTCCCATTTGGGTTGGAAATCGGATATTGAAAATTCCATGAACGTTACCGTGAGATTCCCAATTATTGCTGATGCAAAGGCCGAGATTGCCCATAAATTTGGAATGATCCAACAAGGTGCTTCCGATAAAAAAACAGTGCGGTCCGTTTTTATAATAGACCCTGATAAACGGATACAGCTTCATCTTACCTATCCCATGTTCATCGGTAGAAATTTTGATGAAATATTAAGGGCAATAGACGCACTGCAACTACATGCGGAACACCAGGTACTTACACCGGCCAATTGGAAGCCAGCTGATGATGTTATTATAGACCCATCCATGCCCGAAGAGGAAAAGGAAGCTAAATTTCCGGACAGAAAGGTGCAGGGAGCATCGTATCTTCAATTTTCCAGTGACCCATCCAAGAAGAAATAATGCGTTTACCTGTAGTATTATTTTAGGCCATTTCCATCTTTTGTTTTGTTTTTGAAATTTGTTGGAGTATCCTTCACTGGTTTGGTATGGCTCTTATGTTGAATGGTATCCAATCATAAAAAAAATCTTCCACCGTTGCCATGTCGGTAATTTCCATTGCTCAGATAACTG
It includes:
- a CDS encoding LytR/AlgR family response regulator transcription factor; translation: MTLQIRSIIVDDEQRHHDILGKMLTTFCPNIELVGDAFSVEEAVGLINTEQPALVFLDIEMPEGNGFTLFDHFPEPNFEVIFTTAHDLYAINAIKYAALDYLLKPINIQELKNAVSRAGKILAKQAPSREEEYQVLRENTKLQDHNYTKIALRSSEGIDFVEANRLLRVEANHVYSNFYLDNGKMIMVSKPLGEFEPLLESFNFFRVHKSHMVNLNHVEKYVKGKGGYLVLKDGSHVDVSVRKKEALLKKLV
- a CDS encoding response regulator, which translates into the protein MYKDTSILVVDDNRQVLELVNHVLAEVGYNISFIPKGQFLFQRLASQKFDLVLLDINLPGVSGLELLQQVKSDSVYKSIPVIIISAEEEDETLAKCFDLGASDYIKKPIHHEILKARVQSVISASRFHQNAIHQQKQEALRARMKMLSSQMNPHFIFNSLSSIQEFVLANETERVLDYLSEFAGLMRQNLENSMLAHITLSKELQFLDTYLKLERTRFNNIFEYRIDIDVEAPENIMIPPMLLQPYLENAIIHGLRKSTGPGRLLLKVREKGNTIHCTIEDNGIGRALASAISESRHRSIAMSNIEARLELLNMEFGQDLFSVEVVDLEKKGKPSGTKVELCFPNDLH
- a CDS encoding peroxiredoxin; this translates as MTLGIGSLAPDFKAVTTEGEIQFYDWLGESWGLFFSHPEDYTPICTTELGMVAQLEEEFVKRNMKAIALSVDDLDSHLGWKSDIENSMNVTVRFPIIADAKAEIAHKFGMIQQGASDKKTVRSVFIIDPDKRIQLHLTYPMFIGRNFDEILRAIDALQLHAEHQVLTPANWKPADDVIIDPSMPEEEKEAKFPDRKVQGASYLQFSSDPSKKK